The following is a genomic window from bacterium.
AGTTTGGAGCAAAAGACCATACAACTGTGATGCATTCCTGTAAAAAAATTAGAATCTTATACAACTCAGACGATTACACTAAGAGAGTTGTTGAAGATATTAAAAGTAGTTTATTAGACACTTGAGTTTTACACATTTTTTCACACTTGCAACTTATTGATACTCAAGTAGTTATACAACTTATACGCAAAAACATAGTTTCCTATTAACACTACGGAGGATATAATGGAAATAATAGTAAATAGTACAAAAATTAAAAAAACACTCGACAAAATAAATAATATTTTACCTACAAAACCTGCTTTAATGATAACAAGTGGAATTTTAATTGAAGCAAAGGAAGAAGGAGTATCCTGTGTTTCTACCGACCTTGAAAATACTATTAGAGTTAATATGGAATGTCAGGTAGTAAAAACTGGTAGTGTAGTTATATCTGGTAAAAAACTTGTATCTCTTATAAGACAACTTCCAGATGGAGAAGTAAAGATAAGCGAAAAAGATAATATTGTAGAAATAAAGTGTCAAGGCTCAAAATATTCTTTTATAGTTATGGATTATAATGAATTTCCTAAATTTCCTCAGTTTTTAGGTGAAGTTGCTTTCAAAGTAGATGGCAGCAAACTGAAAAAAGCTATAGGAAAAACAAAGTTTTGTATAGATGCAGATGAACCAAGAGCACATTTCAGAGGTGGACTACTTGATATAAAAGAAGATTCTTTAAATTTGATAGCAACAGATACCAAACGGTTATCAATTTTTAAGATATTATCAGAAACAGAGTACCCTGAACCTTGTAAATGTCTTTTACCGTTTAAATTAATTAATGTTCTCCCTTCTCTAATAGGTGAGGAAATTGTAGATATTAATATAGGTAAAAACCAAATTTCGTTCAAATATGAAGATACATACCTTGTTGCTCAATTATTATCTGGAAGTGAAGATTTTCCTGATTATGAGAAAGTTATCCCTGATGAAACTAAACAAAAAGTAGCCTTGATACAAAAAGATAATTTTATTGGAACATTAAAAAGAATATCTCTTTTTACAAGTGAAAGGTATAATAAGGTTAAAATAAGCTTTGGTAAAAACGTTGCTATATTTTCCGTTGTTAGCCCAGATGTGGGTGAAGCTCAGGAAAAATTAGATATAGAATATAATGAACA
Proteins encoded in this region:
- the dnaN gene encoding DNA polymerase III subunit beta yields the protein MEIIVNSTKIKKTLDKINNILPTKPALMITSGILIEAKEEGVSCVSTDLENTIRVNMECQVVKTGSVVISGKKLVSLIRQLPDGEVKISEKDNIVEIKCQGSKYSFIVMDYNEFPKFPQFLGEVAFKVDGSKLKKAIGKTKFCIDADEPRAHFRGGLLDIKEDSLNLIATDTKRLSIFKILSETEYPEPCKCLLPFKLINVLPSLIGEEIVDINIGKNQISFKYEDTYLVAQLLSGSEDFPDYEKVIPDETKQKVALIQKDNFIGTLKRISLFTSERYNKVKISFGKNVAIFSVVSPDVGEAQEKLDIEYNEQEQVLAFPPSHLLEFVQLLDGEKVRVGFVSEKAPVLMRDGEEDNYLYVAMPLKLE